From Butyricimonas paravirosa, one genomic window encodes:
- a CDS encoding biotin--[acetyl-CoA-carboxylase] ligase codes for MMQEYQVSGFRVREYEELESTNTEAERVGWSELEDKMVILTYRQTQGRGQVGNHWESEPGKNISMTVVFKPRELPAGQQFAVSMVIALGACDFISRYVSGCSVKWPNDIYVGDRKISGILIEHSIMGRYVGGSLCGIGVNINQERFLSDAPNPVSLFQLIGKEIPVKRALEELLDCIGKRYETIRDYEGLERDFLKVLYRREGVYDWEDERGMFRASIRGVNEFGQLVLEDVEGNERVYGFKEISYKF; via the coding sequence TAGCGGTTTTCGGGTGAGGGAATACGAGGAGTTGGAGTCCACGAACACGGAAGCAGAACGTGTGGGGTGGAGCGAGTTGGAAGATAAGATGGTGATTTTGACATACAGGCAGACGCAGGGACGGGGACAAGTCGGGAATCATTGGGAGAGCGAGCCGGGGAAGAATATATCCATGACGGTGGTGTTTAAGCCGCGAGAGTTACCGGCGGGACAACAGTTTGCCGTGTCGATGGTGATTGCCTTGGGCGCTTGTGATTTTATTTCCCGTTACGTGAGCGGGTGTTCCGTGAAGTGGCCGAATGATATTTACGTGGGGGATCGGAAGATTTCCGGAATATTGATCGAACATTCCATCATGGGGCGTTACGTGGGAGGTTCTTTGTGCGGTATCGGGGTGAATATTAATCAGGAACGTTTCTTGTCGGATGCACCGAATCCGGTTTCCTTGTTTCAGTTGATCGGGAAGGAAATTCCCGTGAAGCGTGCGTTGGAGGAGTTGCTGGATTGTATTGGAAAGCGATATGAAACAATACGGGATTACGAGGGGTTGGAACGTGATTTTTTGAAGGTGTTGTACCGTCGGGAGGGAGTATATGATTGGGAGGATGAACGGGGAATGTTCCGGGCATCGATTCGGGGGGTAAACGAGTTCGGACAGCTGGTGTTGGAGGACGTGGAGGGGAATGAGCGGGTATATGGCTTTAAGGAAATCTCCTATAAATTTTAG
- a CDS encoding DNA topoisomerase IV subunit B codes for MVENYSEDSIRTLDWREHIRLRPGMYIGKLGDGAAMDDGIYILVKEVVDNSIDEFAMGAGSEIIIKVEERTVSVRDFGRGIPLGKLIDVASKMNTGAKYDSEAFKKSVGLNGVGIKAVNALSESFIIQSFRDGETKRVRFNKALIVEDQEVAPTTEPNGTLVTFIADKELFGNYHYIMDYLEAMFKNYVFLNSGLTINFNGQKLHSKRGLYDLLSENMSGEGLYPIIHLRGNDIEMAMTHGRQYGEEYYSFVNGQHTTQGGTHLIAFREAVVKTIRDFYKKDFDLADIRTSIIAAISIKVQEPMFESQTKTKLGSKDIAPEGPSVRNFIFDFVTKELDNYLHRNPDTAELLLRKIVETEKERKAMSGIQKIARERAKQVSLHNRKLRDCRVHFNSNHERKTESSIFITEGDSASGSITKSRDVNTQAVFSLRGKPLNSYGLTKKIVYENEEFNLLQAALNIENGIEELRYNNIIIATDADVDGMHIRLLLLTFFLQFFPDVVRSGHLYILQTPLFRVRNKKETRYCYSDAEREKAIKQLGPKPEITRFKGLGEISPDEFGGFIGKDIRLEPVRMTKQDPISTILSYYMGKNTNERQDFIIDNLYVEKDEI; via the coding sequence ATGGTAGAGAACTATTCGGAAGATTCTATTCGGACGCTGGACTGGAGGGAACATATACGCTTGCGCCCCGGTATGTATATCGGAAAATTGGGGGACGGAGCGGCAATGGACGATGGAATATATATACTGGTTAAAGAGGTGGTGGATAATAGTATTGACGAGTTTGCGATGGGAGCGGGGAGCGAGATTATTATCAAGGTGGAGGAACGGACAGTTTCGGTACGGGATTTCGGACGAGGAATTCCGTTGGGTAAATTGATTGACGTGGCCTCGAAGATGAATACGGGTGCCAAGTATGATTCCGAGGCTTTCAAGAAATCCGTGGGATTGAACGGTGTTGGTATAAAAGCCGTGAACGCCCTTTCCGAGAGTTTTATCATCCAGTCCTTCCGGGACGGGGAGACGAAACGGGTGCGATTCAACAAGGCGCTGATCGTGGAAGATCAGGAGGTGGCCCCGACCACGGAACCGAATGGTACGTTGGTGACTTTCATTGCGGACAAGGAGTTGTTCGGTAATTACCATTACATCATGGATTACCTGGAGGCCATGTTCAAGAACTACGTGTTCCTGAATTCCGGGTTGACTATCAATTTCAACGGTCAGAAATTACATTCCAAGAGAGGGTTGTATGACTTGTTGTCAGAGAATATGAGTGGGGAGGGGTTGTACCCGATCATTCATTTGAGGGGAAATGATATTGAGATGGCAATGACACACGGACGGCAGTACGGGGAGGAGTACTACTCTTTCGTGAACGGTCAGCACACGACGCAGGGAGGTACGCACTTGATTGCTTTCCGGGAGGCCGTGGTGAAGACGATCCGTGATTTTTACAAGAAAGATTTTGATTTGGCTGATATTCGTACTTCGATTATTGCGGCGATCAGCATAAAAGTACAGGAACCGATGTTCGAGTCGCAGACGAAGACAAAGTTAGGTTCTAAAGATATAGCTCCGGAGGGTCCTTCGGTGCGTAATTTTATTTTTGATTTCGTGACGAAGGAGCTGGATAATTACCTGCACCGGAATCCGGACACGGCAGAGTTGTTATTACGCAAGATTGTCGAGACGGAAAAGGAGCGGAAGGCGATGTCCGGTATCCAGAAGATCGCGAGAGAACGAGCCAAGCAGGTGAGCCTGCACAACCGGAAGTTGCGGGATTGTCGGGTGCATTTCAATTCCAATCATGAGCGGAAGACTGAATCGTCGATATTCATTACCGAGGGGGATTCTGCCAGTGGGTCTATCACGAAGTCGCGGGACGTGAACACGCAGGCCGTGTTTAGCTTGCGGGGTAAACCGTTAAATTCCTACGGGCTGACCAAGAAGATCGTGTACGAAAACGAGGAGTTCAATCTTTTGCAGGCAGCGTTGAATATCGAGAATGGAATAGAAGAATTACGTTATAATAATATTATTATCGCCACGGATGCGGATGTGGACGGGATGCACATACGATTGTTGCTGTTGACATTCTTTTTGCAATTTTTCCCGGATGTGGTACGGTCAGGGCATTTGTACATTTTGCAGACCCCGTTGTTTCGGGTGCGGAATAAGAAGGAGACACGCTATTGTTACTCTGATGCGGAACGAGAGAAGGCGATCAAGCAGTTGGGACCGAAACCGGAGATCACGCGATTTAAAGGTTTGGGAGAGATTTCTCCGGACGAGTTCGGTGGGTTTATCGGGAAAGACATCCGTTTGGAACCGGTACGCATGACAAAGCAGGACCCGATTAGTACGATCCTATCCTATTACATGGGAAAGAACACGAACGAGCGGCAGGATTTTATTATAGATAATTTGTACGTGGAGAAGGATGAAATCTAA
- a CDS encoding DNA gyrase/topoisomerase IV subunit A — protein sequence MSEEIENGEVENVEPEQQEENGRVRSIQHLSGMFEKWFLDYASYVILERAVPYVNDGLKPVQRRILHAMKEMDDGRFNKVANIVGSTMAYHPHGDASIKDALVQLGQKNLLVDCQGNWGNILTGDDAAAGRYIEARLSKFALEVAFNPKTTNWKLSYDGRKREPVTLPVKFPLLLAQGVEGIAVGLASKILPHNFNELLDACVAYLKNEDFVLYPDFPTGGMIDVSKYNDGLRGGVVKIRAKIEKDAGNKILRITEIPFGRTTSALIDSILKANEKGKIKIKKIDDNTAATAEILVYLAAGVSSDKTIDALYACTDCELSVSPNSCVIENDKPIFMPITDILRKSVDETVALLLLELKIKLGELETDWQYSSLEKIFIEERIYKDKEFEESESIDQVVVHVRKRLEPFLPELIRPVTDDDIKLLLEIKMKRILKFNSEQAENYIKGLEEEIARVKFDIEHIIPYSINYYENIKKKYGKGRERLTEIRNFENIEATKVVVANEKLYINREEGFIGTALKKDEFICECSDIDDVIVFRKDGTYYVTKVADKLFVGKDVLYVNVFKKNDKRTIYNVAYRDGKVGPSYVKRFFVTGTTRDKQYNLTKGTQGSRVLYFSANPNGEAEVIKVCLKPKPGMKKLVFEYDFAGLAIKGRDSQGNVLSKNDIHKISLVQKGASTLGGRKIWIDEDVLRLNTDGRGRYLGEFQGEDRILVVNKNGTYYTTDYDLSNHYEEGFSVLEKYEPEKVWSAVFFDAEQQFYYLKRFRFENVVRHTLFIGETEGSYLVALSGEKRPRFEVVFGGRYESRPAEVIVADEFIAEKSYKARGKRVTTYEVKQINEIEPLDSGEEESEETASTDIDFEITNPDMLSDETQMKLDFE from the coding sequence ATGAGCGAGGAAATAGAGAACGGGGAAGTAGAGAATGTGGAGCCGGAGCAACAGGAAGAAAACGGCCGGGTGCGGTCGATTCAGCATTTGTCGGGAATGTTCGAGAAGTGGTTCTTGGATTATGCTTCCTACGTGATTCTGGAACGTGCGGTGCCTTACGTGAACGACGGGTTAAAACCTGTGCAGCGTCGTATATTACACGCGATGAAGGAGATGGATGACGGGCGGTTTAATAAGGTGGCCAATATCGTGGGGAGTACGATGGCTTATCACCCGCATGGAGATGCCTCAATCAAGGATGCGTTGGTGCAGTTGGGACAGAAGAATCTGTTGGTGGATTGCCAGGGAAACTGGGGAAATATCCTGACGGGAGATGATGCGGCAGCCGGACGTTATATCGAGGCACGTCTTTCGAAGTTCGCCTTGGAGGTGGCTTTTAACCCGAAGACAACGAACTGGAAGCTGTCGTACGACGGTCGGAAAAGAGAGCCGGTGACGTTGCCCGTGAAGTTCCCGTTGTTGTTGGCTCAAGGAGTGGAAGGTATTGCCGTGGGATTGGCCTCGAAGATATTGCCGCACAATTTCAACGAGTTGCTGGATGCTTGTGTCGCTTATTTGAAAAATGAAGATTTTGTTTTATACCCGGATTTCCCGACGGGGGGAATGATCGACGTGTCGAAATATAATGACGGGTTGCGCGGGGGAGTGGTGAAAATTCGGGCAAAGATAGAGAAAGACGCCGGGAATAAGATTCTGCGGATCACGGAAATTCCTTTCGGACGGACGACTTCGGCCTTGATCGATTCGATTCTGAAAGCGAACGAGAAGGGAAAGATCAAGATCAAGAAGATTGATGATAACACGGCGGCAACAGCGGAGATTTTGGTGTATCTGGCCGCGGGAGTTTCTTCCGACAAGACGATAGATGCTTTGTATGCCTGTACGGATTGCGAGTTGTCGGTTTCTCCGAACTCGTGCGTGATCGAGAATGATAAGCCGATTTTCATGCCGATTACCGATATTTTACGGAAATCGGTGGACGAAACGGTGGCCTTGTTGTTGTTGGAGTTGAAGATTAAGCTGGGCGAGTTGGAGACGGATTGGCAATATTCATCTCTGGAAAAGATATTTATTGAAGAACGTATTTACAAGGATAAAGAATTCGAGGAGAGCGAGTCGATTGATCAGGTGGTGGTTCACGTGCGGAAACGCTTGGAACCGTTCTTGCCAGAATTGATTCGTCCGGTGACGGATGACGATATAAAGCTCTTGTTGGAGATCAAGATGAAACGAATCTTGAAGTTCAACTCGGAACAGGCTGAGAATTATATTAAGGGATTGGAAGAGGAGATTGCCCGGGTGAAATTTGACATCGAGCATATTATTCCTTACTCGATCAATTATTACGAAAATATCAAGAAAAAGTACGGTAAAGGTCGGGAACGTCTCACGGAAATTCGGAATTTCGAGAATATCGAGGCCACGAAAGTCGTGGTGGCAAACGAAAAGTTATACATCAACCGGGAGGAAGGTTTTATCGGGACGGCCTTGAAGAAGGACGAGTTTATCTGCGAGTGTTCGGATATTGACGATGTAATCGTGTTCCGGAAGGATGGTACGTATTACGTGACCAAGGTGGCGGATAAGTTGTTCGTGGGAAAAGACGTGCTGTACGTGAATGTGTTCAAGAAGAATGATAAGCGTACGATATATAACGTGGCCTACCGGGATGGTAAAGTGGGACCGTCTTACGTGAAACGTTTCTTCGTGACGGGAACGACCCGCGATAAGCAATATAACTTGACGAAAGGTACGCAGGGGTCACGGGTGCTGTATTTCAGTGCTAACCCGAACGGGGAGGCCGAGGTGATCAAGGTATGCTTGAAACCGAAACCAGGCATGAAGAAACTGGTGTTCGAGTATGATTTTGCAGGTTTGGCGATTAAGGGACGTGACTCGCAGGGAAACGTGTTGAGTAAGAATGATATTCACAAGATCTCATTGGTACAGAAAGGGGCATCCACGCTGGGAGGTCGGAAGATATGGATTGACGAGGATGTATTGCGGCTGAATACTGACGGGCGTGGCCGTTACTTGGGAGAATTTCAGGGAGAGGACCGGATTCTGGTGGTGAATAAAAACGGTACTTACTACACGACGGATTATGATTTGAGTAATCACTACGAGGAGGGATTCTCGGTGCTTGAGAAGTATGAACCGGAGAAAGTCTGGTCGGCTGTTTTCTTTGATGCGGAACAACAATTCTATTACTTGAAACGTTTCCGTTTCGAGAATGTGGTGCGTCATACGCTGTTTATCGGGGAAACGGAAGGTTCGTATCTTGTAGCCTTGAGCGGTGAAAAGCGACCTCGGTTCGAGGTTGTGTTTGGTGGACGTTACGAAAGTCGTCCGGCTGAGGTGATTGTTGCGGATGAGTTTATTGCCGAGAAATCGTACAAGGCTCGCGGAAAGCGGGTGACGACTTACGAGGTAAAACAGATCAACGAGATCGAACCTTTGGATAGCGGTGAGGAGGAAAGCGAGGAAACGGCTTCGACCGACATTGATTTCGAGATCACGAACCCGGATATGCTGAGTGACGAGACGCAGATGAAGTTGGATTTTGAATAA
- a CDS encoding shikimate kinase, whose amino-acid sequence MKYFIVGYMASGKSTFGKELAKDKGLPFLDLDESVKSREGRSISEIFAKEGEEYFRKREREILHEICNETDEFVLATGGGTPCFFDNMDYMNQEGTTVFLNTSSLVIVDRLKRQRTNRPLLAMYSDDELEFFVREHLESRLPFYLKAKEQV is encoded by the coding sequence ATGAAGTACTTTATCGTGGGATATATGGCGAGTGGCAAGTCCACGTTCGGGAAGGAATTGGCCAAAGATAAAGGACTTCCTTTTCTGGATCTGGACGAGAGTGTCAAGAGCAGAGAGGGACGGTCGATTTCGGAGATTTTTGCCAAGGAGGGAGAGGAGTATTTCCGGAAGAGGGAACGGGAAATCTTGCATGAAATATGTAACGAGACGGATGAATTTGTACTGGCCACGGGAGGGGGAACACCTTGTTTCTTTGACAATATGGATTATATGAACCAAGAGGGAACGACTGTTTTCTTGAACACGTCATCTCTTGTTATTGTCGATCGCTTGAAACGGCAACGCACTAATCGGCCTTTATTGGCCATGTATTCTGATGATGAGTTGGAGTTTTTTGTTCGGGAACATCTGGAATCCCGGCTTCCTTTTTATTTGAAAGCCAAGGAACAGGTATAG
- a CDS encoding PD-(D/E)XK nuclease family protein, with product MNSFLHLLAKDLIQKYGHNFDNLTILFPNKRAGLFLAQELAQLIDRPVWMPEILTLSEFIERQTGLKKAEELTLIIKLYKTYQEYAGTTERFDDFYFWGNMLLGDFDDIDKYLVDAKDLFSNITALREIESAFPYLTPEQVEFIQSFWRSFNSEKYSREQQEFLNVWDKLYPTYTRFKTKLLDENLCYEGMGQRLFCEQLSQHHTDRQLIFAGFNALNQCEKRIFSYFRDNRQALFYWDYDLYYSANDNHEAGIYIRENMKLFPNALGLEHFNNFRYNDKAIEYISVPSTIGQAKLIPTLIEQIHPERQDSYTDTAIVLCDESLLTPVIHSIPDTIDKINITMGYPAQNTSVAALIAMLGDLKHYAKKEGEMTHYYYKPVIALLNHKLIKSSCSEDIPKITNYINTNNIVYVAEKSLQFSEITRAIFSSSEENLLDYLLRILKQLIASIQPESHEGLAIEKEFLFTIFTTIQGIKNTFIEENIIPDNKFYLQIIHKILQGVSIPFSGEPLEGMQIMGLMETRMLDFKNLIILSANEGILPKGGHASSFIPYNLRLGFGLPTPEHMDALFAYYFYRLLQRAKNIKLLYTDITKGMSSGEMSRFLYQIKYESGLPIREVHFQNKISVQDNPTISIPKNPSILEKLKSYTDENERGISPSALNTYMECHLKFYFKYIARIKEKEEMAEELDHRLLGTIFHQSTQSLYQTFPNGEITAEGLDALMKNDSLIEQHIQAAYEKLYDTTVSKMLESGANDLVLSVVKKYVKKVFEFDKTLCPFHIISMERKYRMPVTISAFDQPTVIYVEGDIDRVDRVAQGTRVIDYKTGADKTDLKDLPSIFDSNNKQRNKAAFQTLLYCMMYEYENPGTDPILPGIYSTKLLFTPNYSYLLKCNKEPILRFKPYEPEFQDLLVQLLEKLFSPEVPFTQTELPEKCRTCSYNEICKRK from the coding sequence ATGAATTCGTTTCTTCATCTCCTGGCAAAAGATCTGATTCAGAAATATGGCCACAATTTTGACAACCTGACCATTCTGTTCCCGAACAAACGAGCCGGACTATTCTTAGCTCAAGAACTGGCCCAACTGATTGATCGTCCCGTGTGGATGCCGGAAATACTGACGTTAAGCGAATTCATAGAACGCCAGACCGGACTGAAAAAAGCCGAAGAACTGACTCTTATCATCAAACTTTACAAGACCTATCAAGAATATGCCGGAACGACCGAACGTTTTGACGATTTCTATTTTTGGGGCAATATGTTACTTGGGGATTTCGATGACATAGACAAATATCTCGTGGACGCCAAAGACCTCTTTTCCAACATCACGGCATTGAGGGAAATTGAATCCGCCTTCCCCTACCTTACCCCGGAACAGGTGGAGTTTATTCAAAGTTTCTGGCGGAGTTTCAACTCGGAAAAATACAGTCGGGAACAACAGGAATTTCTAAACGTATGGGATAAACTCTACCCGACCTATACCCGTTTTAAGACAAAACTACTCGATGAAAACTTGTGCTACGAAGGTATGGGGCAACGTCTATTCTGCGAACAACTCTCCCAACATCACACGGATCGTCAACTGATATTTGCCGGATTCAATGCCTTGAATCAATGCGAAAAACGGATATTTTCCTATTTCCGGGATAACCGACAAGCCCTCTTCTACTGGGATTACGACTTGTACTATTCGGCAAACGACAACCACGAGGCAGGCATTTATATCCGGGAGAACATGAAACTGTTCCCCAATGCCCTGGGACTGGAACATTTCAACAACTTCAGGTACAACGACAAAGCCATCGAGTACATCTCTGTTCCCTCAACCATCGGACAGGCCAAACTGATCCCGACACTGATTGAACAAATCCACCCGGAACGGCAAGATTCATACACGGACACGGCCATCGTCCTTTGCGACGAAAGCTTACTCACCCCGGTCATACACTCCATTCCCGACACGATCGACAAAATCAACATCACGATGGGGTACCCGGCACAGAACACGTCTGTTGCCGCCTTGATTGCCATGCTGGGAGATTTAAAGCATTATGCCAAGAAAGAGGGAGAAATGACCCATTATTACTACAAACCGGTCATCGCCCTGTTGAACCATAAACTAATAAAAAGTTCCTGTTCGGAAGATATTCCCAAGATCACGAATTACATTAACACGAACAATATCGTGTACGTGGCAGAAAAAAGTCTTCAATTCAGCGAAATCACACGAGCCATATTCTCCTCGTCGGAAGAGAACTTGCTCGATTACCTGTTGCGCATTTTGAAACAACTGATTGCTTCCATACAGCCCGAAAGCCATGAAGGACTAGCCATCGAAAAGGAATTTCTATTCACGATTTTCACGACGATTCAAGGCATTAAAAATACCTTTATTGAAGAAAATATTATCCCGGACAATAAGTTTTACCTGCAAATTATTCACAAGATATTACAAGGTGTGTCCATCCCATTCTCCGGAGAGCCGCTAGAAGGAATGCAGATCATGGGATTGATGGAAACCCGTATGCTGGATTTCAAAAACTTGATTATCCTGTCTGCCAACGAGGGAATTCTGCCGAAAGGCGGACACGCCTCGTCATTTATCCCCTACAACCTGCGACTGGGATTCGGATTACCAACTCCGGAACACATGGATGCCCTTTTCGCCTATTACTTTTACCGCCTCTTGCAACGGGCTAAAAACATCAAACTATTGTACACAGATATCACGAAAGGCATGAGTAGCGGCGAGATGAGTCGTTTCCTTTACCAGATAAAATACGAATCGGGACTACCCATCCGGGAAGTCCATTTCCAAAACAAAATATCGGTTCAGGACAACCCGACCATTTCCATCCCTAAAAATCCGTCGATCCTGGAGAAACTGAAAAGTTACACGGATGAAAACGAACGGGGAATCTCGCCATCCGCGCTCAACACGTACATGGAGTGTCACCTGAAATTTTATTTCAAATACATCGCCCGGATCAAAGAGAAAGAAGAGATGGCCGAAGAGCTGGATCACCGCCTGTTAGGGACTATTTTCCATCAAAGTACACAATCTCTCTACCAAACTTTCCCTAACGGGGAGATCACGGCAGAAGGTCTCGATGCCTTGATGAAAAACGATTCACTGATTGAACAACACATTCAGGCTGCCTACGAAAAGTTATACGACACGACCGTGTCCAAAATGTTGGAAAGCGGGGCCAATGACCTTGTATTATCTGTCGTGAAAAAATACGTGAAGAAGGTTTTCGAATTTGATAAAACGTTATGTCCTTTCCACATCATTTCCATGGAAAGAAAATATCGTATGCCCGTCACGATTTCCGCTTTTGACCAGCCCACAGTGATCTACGTGGAAGGAGACATCGACCGGGTTGACCGGGTCGCCCAAGGAACCCGTGTCATAGACTACAAAACCGGAGCCGACAAAACCGATCTTAAAGACCTGCCGTCCATCTTTGATTCAAACAACAAACAGCGAAATAAAGCGGCTTTCCAAACCTTGCTCTATTGCATGATGTACGAGTACGAAAATCCGGGTACAGACCCGATTCTTCCGGGAATATACAGCACGAAGTTGCTTTTCACGCCGAATTACAGCTATCTGTTGAAGTGTAACAAAGAACCGATTCTTCGCTTTAAACCATACGAACCGGAATTTCAAGATCTACTCGTGCAATTATTAGAAAAACTCTTTTCACCCGAAGTACCGTTCACGCAAACGGAATTACCGGAAAAGTGCCGTACTTGCTCGTACAACGAAATCTGTAAACGGAAATAA
- a CDS encoding nitroreductase family protein: MLKELLLKNRSYRRFVQNVRITREELAELVGLTRYCASGRNAQALKYKVVADADLCGKVFPNLAWAGYLKDWDGPEEGERPAAYLIQLLDTSIVENCLCDDGIQAQTILLGVVEKGYGGCIIKAFKNESLREVLQLPEHLKVMYVIALGKPKETVVLEEMKDGDYKYWRETDGSHHVPKRSLDELVIL; this comes from the coding sequence ATGCTGAAAGAACTGTTATTAAAAAATAGAAGTTACCGTCGTTTTGTTCAGAACGTTCGGATCACACGGGAGGAATTGGCGGAATTGGTCGGACTGACTCGGTATTGTGCTTCGGGAAGAAACGCACAGGCGTTGAAATACAAGGTGGTGGCGGATGCCGATTTGTGTGGTAAGGTGTTTCCTAATTTAGCATGGGCTGGCTATCTAAAAGATTGGGATGGTCCGGAAGAGGGAGAACGCCCGGCAGCTTATTTGATCCAATTGTTGGATACTTCTATCGTGGAGAACTGTTTGTGTGATGACGGGATTCAAGCACAGACTATATTGTTGGGAGTCGTGGAGAAAGGATATGGCGGTTGTATTATCAAGGCTTTCAAGAATGAGTCGTTGCGAGAGGTGTTGCAACTGCCGGAGCATTTGAAGGTCATGTATGTTATCGCACTGGGTAAACCGAAAGAAACGGTGGTGTTGGAAGAGATGAAAGACGGTGATTACAAGTACTGGCGGGAAACGGACGGATCTCACCACGTGCCGAAACGGTCTTTGGATGAATTGGTGATTCTGTGA
- a CDS encoding fumarylacetoacetate hydrolase family protein: protein MKLLCAEYNEAGEVAYNVIGDNALLRNNDDFYVPAFATELSCVPQIVLRVGKIGKHVAERFAGRYYEEVGVGIRFYADNLERELLAASLSPTAAMAFDSSAAISPMKSLVDVSLGDMIFSFELNDESVFTRKVCEISQKPEKTLAAMSEYYMLKIGDFLFCGGVFRQRNLSIGDHLRVLLDGECLLDFQVK from the coding sequence ATGAAATTACTTTGTGCGGAGTATAATGAGGCGGGTGAGGTTGCCTATAATGTCATTGGCGATAATGCCCTCCTGCGAAACAATGATGATTTCTATGTTCCGGCTTTTGCCACGGAGTTGAGTTGTGTACCGCAAATAGTATTACGGGTTGGGAAGATCGGAAAACACGTGGCCGAGCGTTTTGCCGGACGGTATTACGAGGAGGTGGGGGTGGGGATCCGTTTCTATGCGGATAATCTGGAAAGAGAATTGTTGGCGGCTTCTTTGTCTCCTACAGCGGCAATGGCTTTTGATTCTTCGGCGGCAATTTCACCGATGAAATCATTGGTGGACGTCTCGCTGGGAGATATGATCTTTTCATTTGAATTGAACGATGAGAGCGTTTTCACACGTAAAGTTTGTGAGATTTCGCAAAAACCGGAGAAGACACTTGCAGCAATGTCTGAGTATTATATGTTGAAAATAGGAGACTTCTTGTTTTGTGGAGGTGTTTTTCGACAAAGGAATTTATCAATAGGAGATCACCTTCGGGTGCTTTTAGACGGGGAATGTTTGCTGGACTTTCAGGTAAAATGA